One genomic segment of Methanobrevibacter boviskoreani JH1 includes these proteins:
- a CDS encoding A24 family peptidase yields MNIFTMPIIITLIYTIISAISDFEYGRISNKISLSLTGFGLLINLIYTLYFKSIFFIYTSIVSLIIIFSVSYILWTMGLWAGGDVKLLCGISSAIPINYLKSPVFSQNYLFVPFTFDVIINSILISFLPIIFYVLSIKFRNIKKANLKNRIKYEILFFNLIRSTNSFSTYIKEINQLREGMILDTIIFTNKDQFIEIKNIIENKKDSNLSCKIKDDKLYIKCESSAGITDYDIQSLRELCNKKIMDKRVFIKISVPFGPFICIGYILSLVYGNIILIFI; encoded by the coding sequence ATGAATATTTTTACAATGCCCATAATTATTACTTTAATTTATACCATAATCTCAGCTATTTCTGATTTTGAGTATGGTCGAATCAGCAATAAGATAAGTTTATCCCTAACTGGCTTTGGCCTTTTAATTAACCTTATCTATACCTTATATTTTAAATCCATATTCTTTATCTACACATCAATCGTCTCCCTAATCATAATATTTTCTGTAAGCTACATTCTTTGGACAATGGGCCTATGGGCAGGTGGTGATGTTAAGCTTTTATGTGGAATCAGTTCTGCAATACCTATAAATTATTTGAAAAGTCCAGTATTTTCTCAAAACTATCTTTTCGTTCCTTTTACTTTTGATGTGATAATAAACAGTATTTTAATCTCTTTTTTACCAATAATTTTCTATGTATTATCTATAAAGTTTAGGAACATTAAAAAAGCAAATCTTAAAAATAGAATTAAATATGAGATTCTATTTTTTAATCTTATAAGATCAACTAACAGTTTTTCTACATATATAAAGGAGATTAACCAGTTAAGGGAAGGCATGATACTTGACACAATAATATTTACCAACAAGGATCAGTTTATTGAAATTAAAAATATTATTGAAAACAAGAAAGACAGTAACTTATCATGTAAAATAAAGGATGATAAACTTTATATAAAATGCGAAAGTTCAGCGGGCATAACAGATTACGATATTCAAAGTCTTAGAGAATTATGTAATAAAAAAATAATGGATAAAAGAGTTTTCATTAAAATCTCAGTTCCATTTGGACCTTTCATATGTATCGGATATATCTTAAGTTTAGTTTACGGCAACATCATATTGATTTTTATTTAA
- a CDS encoding diphthine--ammonia ligase — MKSAVLFSGGKDSTMALYNSIKNGDDVKYLLSMVSKNSSSYMFHVPNINLTDLISKAVNIPLIKAETDGIKEDELKDLKIQFEILKDQGVEVIYTGALYSTYQKSRIEKLGEDVGLKIISPYWHVNQEEYMHEVVDAGFDVIICGVFAYGLGKEYLGRHIDNQCIEDLKKVNDKVPINLAFEGGEAETFVLDGPIFKKRIKILDADVDWHVDNGTYIIKDAILEDKD; from the coding sequence ATGAAATCAGCGGTACTTTTTTCAGGTGGTAAAGATAGCACAATGGCATTATACAATTCAATAAAGAATGGCGATGATGTTAAATATTTACTTTCTATGGTAAGTAAGAATTCATCCTCTTATATGTTCCATGTACCCAACATCAATTTAACTGATTTAATATCTAAAGCCGTCAATATACCTTTAATAAAAGCAGAAACGGATGGTATTAAAGAAGACGAACTTAAAGATCTTAAGATTCAATTTGAAATATTAAAAGATCAAGGCGTTGAGGTCATATACACAGGTGCGTTATATTCAACTTATCAAAAATCACGTATTGAAAAATTAGGTGAGGATGTAGGTCTTAAGATAATATCCCCTTACTGGCATGTAAATCAGGAAGAGTATATGCATGAAGTTGTAGACGCAGGTTTTGATGTTATAATCTGTGGCGTATTTGCTTACGGATTAGGTAAGGAATATTTGGGAAGGCATATTGATAACCAATGTATTGAAGATTTAAAAAAGGTCAATGATAAAGTTCCGATTAATCTCGCATTTGAAGGTGGGGAGGCCGAGACATTTGTACTTGATGGACCTATATTTAAAAAAAGAATTAAAATTTTAGATGCTGATGTAGATTGGCATGTTGATAATGGAACTTACATTATTAAAGATGCAATACTTGAAGATAAGGATTAA
- a CDS encoding AAA family ATPase — protein sequence MNVIGISGLPGSGKSYISKFAIDKGAIVVNMGDCVREEAKKRNEDSRVTAIKLREEFGKYVVANLTINKIKGLLNENVNSNLIVVEGIRSPYEVELFKNNFEDFKILSVFSSPKTRFNRLKLRNRVDDSQNFEDFKKRDLDELSFGIGDVISTSDYLIINEDDLDSYKKEVNRYLNLFLS from the coding sequence ATGAATGTTATTGGAATTTCAGGACTTCCAGGATCTGGAAAAAGTTATATCTCCAAGTTTGCAATAGACAAAGGTGCTATTGTGGTTAATATGGGGGACTGTGTAAGGGAAGAGGCTAAAAAAAGAAATGAGGATTCAAGGGTTACAGCTATTAAATTGAGAGAGGAGTTTGGCAAATATGTTGTAGCCAACTTGACAATTAATAAGATTAAAGGATTATTAAACGAGAACGTTAATTCAAATCTTATAGTTGTTGAGGGTATTAGAAGTCCCTATGAGGTGGAGTTATTTAAAAATAACTTTGAAGATTTTAAGATATTGTCTGTCTTTTCTTCACCTAAAACTAGGTTTAATAGATTAAAACTTAGAAATCGTGTAGATGACTCTCAAAACTTTGAAGATTTTAAAAAAAGAGATTTGGATGAGTTAAGTTTTGGCATAGGTGATGTGATATCCACATCAGATTATTTAATTATTAATGAGGATGATCTAGACTCCTACAAAAAAGAGGTAAATAGATATCTAAACCTATTTTTATCTTAA